One window of the Novosphingobium aureum genome contains the following:
- a CDS encoding coniferyl-alcohol dehydrogenase, producing MSDFLGYAGKRVVVSGCFSGMGHATAKLLLDLGAEVHGLDFKACDLPLASFTQIDLRDPASIEAAAAAIEGPVDALFNCAGLPTSFPPMDIMKVNFIGLRHLTEQLLPKMRAGSAIANIASTGGLGWSRRIPDNMAFVTTQGWDAATAWCEQNAQTVAEGYAFSKENVIVWTQFMGARLIKQGIRINCTLPSPTETPMMKTFHEASGKDVVDAAAEPMGRYSTPEEQAGGLVLLNSALASIVNGVVLPVDGGFMGALATGQIDMSKLMGKRQG from the coding sequence ATGAGCGATTTCCTGGGATACGCGGGCAAGCGCGTGGTGGTGTCGGGCTGCTTCTCGGGCATGGGCCATGCCACTGCCAAGCTGCTGCTCGACCTCGGCGCCGAAGTGCACGGCCTCGACTTCAAGGCCTGCGACCTGCCGCTCGCCAGCTTCACCCAGATCGACTTGCGCGATCCGGCCTCGATCGAGGCCGCCGCCGCTGCTATCGAGGGTCCCGTCGATGCGCTGTTCAACTGCGCTGGCCTGCCGACCTCGTTCCCGCCGATGGACATCATGAAGGTCAACTTCATCGGCCTTCGCCACCTGACCGAGCAGCTCCTGCCCAAGATGCGCGCGGGCAGCGCCATCGCCAACATCGCCTCGACCGGGGGCCTTGGCTGGAGCCGGCGCATTCCCGACAACATGGCCTTCGTCACCACCCAGGGCTGGGATGCGGCAACGGCGTGGTGCGAGCAGAACGCCCAGACCGTCGCCGAGGGCTATGCCTTCTCGAAGGAAAACGTGATCGTGTGGACCCAGTTCATGGGCGCGCGCCTCATCAAGCAGGGCATCCGCATCAACTGCACGCTGCCCAGCCCCACCGAGACCCCGATGATGAAGACCTTCCACGAGGCCTCGGGCAAGGACGTGGTCGATGCCGCCGCCGAGCCGATGGGGCGCTATTCGACGCCGGAAGAACAGGCCGGTGGCCTCGTCCTGCTGAACTCGGCGCTGGCCTCGATCGTCAACGGCGTGGTCCTGCCGGTCGACGGCGGCTTCATGGGGGCGCTCGCCACCGGGCAGATCGACATGTCCAAGCTCATGGGCAAGCGGCAGGGCTGA
- a CDS encoding acyl-CoA dehydrogenase, with the protein MNFDLTEEQEMMRESFARLFDDRLTPERLRANEQTGFDAGLWAEMAELGAFMLRVPEEAEGLGLGTFDAAVLMEEVGRTLPTGPIAESILAARVLAQLGSDEGGDALAAIAGGDKVASLALHDIAEQPLQFVPGGEHAQLVVARKGDTLVLFSVPEAARPHEDNLAGNGLCEVDFAKAQGQVLAHGEEALAHFAAAIEEWKLLTAAALAGLGRKAVQMAAQYASERKQFGQPIGQFQAISHPLADNLCEVDGTRLLTWRAIRAIADGEDSASALVSLALWWGADAAGNAVSQAIQTFGGYGLTTEYDIYLYALRAKAWPLVMGDPAQLLLEAGERLYGGARAPMPEVGPVPVEFDIGEEARAMIAEIDAFMAAEVTPEMREKFHYSWEGWVPELHKKMAEARLLFLSSPELGGRGIGPYARAASRRALERHGYSNPAAGVAEMVGLMISRAGSDELKNEVLSRIVAGDAIASLGYSEPGSGSDVFAAQTRATRDGDGWRIEGTKMFTSGANLADYVLMLTRTNTEVAKHKGLTMFIVPLKAEGVTIQPVHTFQDERTNITFYDNVYVPDTWRLGEVDGGVRTMSLALELEHGGGFANAMFANLEAAETLCREIARGNATLLDEPQARARLARARAAMVVSELFEHRAGWAAVEKKPNLAYGPMAKMFSSEKFMEDARDLLDLTAPLSLTKREGAAQLVNQSYRHAHGTRIYGGTSQVHRSMIAERALGMPRTRA; encoded by the coding sequence ATGAACTTCGATCTGACCGAAGAGCAGGAGATGATGCGCGAGAGCTTCGCACGCCTGTTCGACGACCGCCTCACCCCCGAACGCCTGCGCGCCAACGAGCAGACGGGCTTCGACGCAGGGCTCTGGGCCGAGATGGCCGAGCTGGGCGCCTTCATGCTGCGCGTCCCCGAAGAGGCCGAGGGGCTGGGGCTGGGCACCTTCGATGCCGCCGTGCTGATGGAGGAAGTGGGCCGCACCCTGCCCACCGGCCCGATTGCCGAGTCCATTCTGGCCGCGCGCGTGCTTGCACAGCTGGGTTCGGATGAAGGCGGCGATGCGCTGGCAGCGATTGCCGGGGGCGACAAGGTCGCCTCGCTGGCATTGCACGACATCGCCGAGCAGCCGCTCCAGTTCGTCCCCGGCGGCGAACATGCGCAGCTGGTGGTCGCGCGAAAAGGCGATACGCTGGTGCTGTTCTCGGTCCCCGAAGCAGCCCGCCCCCACGAGGACAATCTCGCCGGAAACGGCCTGTGCGAAGTCGACTTCGCCAAGGCGCAGGGGCAGGTTCTCGCCCATGGCGAAGAGGCGCTCGCGCATTTTGCCGCCGCCATCGAGGAATGGAAGCTGCTCACCGCCGCGGCGCTTGCCGGGCTTGGCCGCAAGGCGGTGCAGATGGCCGCCCAATATGCCAGCGAGCGCAAGCAGTTCGGCCAGCCCATCGGCCAGTTCCAGGCGATCAGCCACCCGCTCGCCGACAACCTGTGCGAAGTCGATGGCACCAGGCTGCTGACCTGGCGTGCGATCCGCGCCATCGCTGACGGCGAGGACAGCGCGTCGGCGCTCGTCTCGCTTGCCTTGTGGTGGGGCGCGGACGCGGCCGGCAACGCGGTCAGCCAGGCGATCCAGACCTTCGGCGGCTATGGTCTCACCACCGAATACGACATCTACCTCTATGCCCTGCGCGCCAAGGCCTGGCCGCTGGTCATGGGCGATCCCGCGCAGTTGCTGCTCGAGGCCGGCGAGCGGCTCTACGGCGGTGCCCGCGCGCCAATGCCCGAAGTCGGACCGGTCCCGGTCGAATTCGACATCGGCGAGGAAGCGCGCGCGATGATCGCCGAGATCGACGCCTTCATGGCGGCCGAGGTCACGCCCGAAATGCGCGAGAAGTTCCACTACAGCTGGGAGGGCTGGGTCCCCGAGCTGCACAAGAAGATGGCTGAGGCGCGGCTGCTGTTCCTCTCCAGCCCCGAACTGGGCGGGCGCGGCATCGGACCCTATGCACGCGCCGCATCGCGCCGCGCGCTCGAACGCCACGGCTATTCAAACCCGGCGGCGGGCGTTGCCGAGATGGTCGGCCTGATGATCTCGCGTGCAGGCTCCGACGAACTCAAGAACGAGGTGCTTTCGCGCATCGTTGCGGGCGATGCGATAGCGAGCCTTGGCTATTCCGAGCCGGGCTCGGGGTCCGACGTCTTCGCCGCGCAGACACGCGCCACGCGCGATGGCGATGGCTGGCGCATCGAGGGCACCAAGATGTTCACCAGCGGCGCCAACCTCGCCGACTACGTGCTCATGCTCACGCGCACCAATACCGAGGTCGCCAAGCACAAGGGCCTGACGATGTTCATCGTGCCGCTCAAGGCCGAGGGCGTCACCATCCAGCCCGTCCACACCTTCCAGGACGAACGCACCAACATCACCTTCTACGACAACGTCTACGTGCCCGACACATGGCGGCTGGGCGAGGTCGACGGCGGCGTGCGCACGATGAGCCTCGCTCTCGAGCTCGAACACGGCGGCGGGTTCGCCAATGCCATGTTCGCCAATCTCGAGGCCGCCGAGACGCTGTGCCGCGAGATCGCGCGCGGCAACGCCACGCTGCTCGACGAGCCGCAGGCGCGCGCGCGGCTTGCCCGCGCCCGCGCGGCGATGGTGGTCTCGGAGCTGTTCGAGCACCGCGCCGGCTGGGCCGCGGTCGAGAAAAAGCCCAACCTCGCCTATGGCCCCATGGCCAAGATGTTCTCGTCCGAGAAATTCATGGAGGATGCGCGCGACCTGCTCGACCTCACCGCGCCGCTCTCGCTGACCAAGCGCGAGGGGGCCGCGCAGCTGGTCAACCAGTCCTATCGCCATGCCCACGGCACACGCATCTACGGCGGCACCAGCCAGGTCCACCGCTCGATGATCGCCGAACGCGCGCTCGGCATGCCGCGCACCCGCGCCTGA
- a CDS encoding SDR family oxidoreductase, giving the protein MGKTIVITGAGEGLGKALSRRFCEDGDKVVMLGRTLAKLETAAAGFGPNCMAVRCDIGDPASVREAFAEIARVHERIDVLINNAAVYVPFTLEGAQDEDILSQVTTNVAGPVFVAREALKAMGPGGHVINVTSETVELAIPMLWLYAATKQAVERIGKGWREELGAKGIRVTTVRAGKMFGEGKTGSGWSMETTMAFAKACAEAGMPMQEQPITDFSSLLPTFRTIVDSPADLNLDLVTLGARRAG; this is encoded by the coding sequence GTGGGAAAGACGATCGTTATAACCGGCGCGGGCGAAGGGCTGGGCAAGGCTCTCTCACGCCGTTTCTGCGAAGATGGCGACAAGGTCGTGATGCTCGGCCGCACGCTTGCCAAGCTCGAGACCGCAGCCGCCGGGTTCGGTCCGAACTGCATGGCGGTGCGCTGCGACATCGGCGATCCGGCGTCTGTGCGCGAGGCCTTCGCCGAGATCGCCCGGGTGCATGAGCGGATCGACGTGCTGATCAACAATGCCGCGGTCTATGTGCCCTTCACGCTCGAAGGTGCGCAGGACGAGGACATCCTCTCGCAGGTCACCACCAATGTCGCCGGACCGGTCTTCGTCGCGCGCGAGGCGCTCAAGGCGATGGGGCCGGGTGGCCACGTCATCAACGTCACCAGCGAAACCGTCGAGCTCGCGATCCCGATGCTGTGGCTTTACGCCGCGACCAAGCAGGCGGTCGAGCGGATCGGCAAGGGCTGGCGCGAGGAACTGGGCGCAAAGGGCATTCGCGTCACCACCGTGCGCGCGGGCAAGATGTTCGGCGAGGGCAAGACCGGCAGCGGGTGGTCGATGGAAACCACGATGGCCTTCGCCAAGGCCTGCGCCGAGGCAGGCATGCCGATGCAGGAGCAGCCGATCACCGACTTCTCGTCGCTGTTGCCGACCTTCCGCACCATCGTCGATTCGCCTGCCGACCTCAATCTCGACCTCGTCACGCTTGGCGCGCGCCGCGCGGGCTGA
- a CDS encoding enoyl-CoA hydratase/isomerase family protein — translation MVSEEPHLLSEIVDGVLVVTLNRPDKLNALSAETMRLFDEAVERLRDDEDLRVMLIRARGRYFCSGADLRSGSPSAQPRSAGGIRENHRKGLFGMHRIYDEMEHIEKPIVCAVHAPCVGGGLEMALSCDFRLASASAEFAFPEGLFGVLPASNGVSRLTRICGPHWARWLIMANRKADADKAHVMGLVHEVLPDEGFEEAALDFCRHLTKNSAEQMGAAKIAIEMAAEVGRDTARNVERMANSALMLNPEYLAKIEAYVAKLGGRKPE, via the coding sequence CTGGTGAGCGAGGAACCCCATCTGCTGAGCGAAATCGTCGACGGCGTGCTCGTCGTGACGCTCAACCGGCCCGACAAGCTCAACGCGCTCTCGGCCGAGACAATGCGCCTGTTCGACGAAGCGGTCGAGCGGCTGCGCGACGACGAGGACTTGCGGGTCATGCTGATCCGCGCGCGCGGGCGCTACTTCTGCTCGGGCGCGGACCTGCGCAGCGGCTCGCCCTCAGCACAGCCGCGCTCGGCGGGCGGCATCCGCGAGAACCATCGCAAGGGCCTCTTCGGGATGCACCGCATCTACGACGAGATGGAGCATATCGAGAAGCCGATCGTGTGCGCCGTCCATGCTCCTTGCGTCGGGGGCGGGCTGGAAATGGCGCTCTCGTGCGATTTCCGTCTTGCTTCTGCCAGCGCAGAATTCGCCTTCCCCGAAGGCCTGTTCGGCGTGCTGCCCGCCTCGAACGGGGTCAGCCGCCTGACCCGCATCTGTGGGCCCCACTGGGCGCGCTGGCTGATCATGGCGAACCGCAAGGCCGATGCCGACAAGGCGCACGTCATGGGCCTCGTCCACGAGGTCCTGCCCGACGAGGGCTTCGAGGAGGCCGCGCTCGATTTCTGCCGCCACCTCACGAAGAACAGCGCCGAGCAGATGGGCGCCGCCAAGATCGCCATCGAAATGGCCGCCGAAGTCGGGCGCGACACCGCCCGCAACGTCGAGCGCATGGCCAACAGTGCGCTCATGCTCAATCCGGAATACCTCGCGAAGATTGAGGCCTACGTCGCGAAACTGGGCGGCAGGAAGCCGGAGTGA
- a CDS encoding aldehyde dehydrogenase family protein: MTLLPPARLYIDGTLRDASGGATFDIVNPWTGEVAGVAADATHEDVDAAIAAARRAFDETDWGDPANRDNRLALLRKLRALFEDNKDRLAQLARFEAGAAMGAVGMAHVDNANQGWDDYMAVFDQVTWEEDLGNRDFRGFPSHRKVVYEPVGVVAAITPWNVPHYVNVGKVVAALLAGCTVILKPAPDTPGMGAIWGELAEQAGLPKGVLNVVFGADPAAAGEQLVTDPRVDLISFTGSTGVGKRIMQAGADTLKRVFLELGGKSAKIVLDDAPDFARECAQSMLVFHAGQGCAVQSRLLVPRSRYEEAKAGLKMAYQGFGDNWGKIDEPTHIMGPVVSQRQMDRVMRYIELGQEEGASLLAGGKARPDKTPEGGAGGYFIEPTCFVDVDNSMRIAQEEIFGPVLVVIPYEDDEDAIRIANETQYGLSGGVVSADPARAERVARRIRSGSMSVNGGMCIAGDLPFGGFKGSGMGREWGLAGIEEFLDSKVIATRLAS, from the coding sequence ATGACACTTCTTCCCCCGGCTCGCCTCTACATCGACGGAACGCTGCGCGATGCGAGCGGCGGCGCTACCTTCGACATCGTCAATCCCTGGACCGGAGAGGTTGCAGGCGTTGCTGCCGATGCGACGCACGAGGACGTCGATGCCGCGATCGCGGCCGCGCGCCGGGCCTTCGACGAGACCGACTGGGGCGATCCGGCCAACCGCGACAACCGGCTCGCGCTGCTCAGGAAGCTGCGCGCGCTGTTCGAGGACAACAAGGACCGGCTCGCCCAACTCGCCCGCTTCGAGGCGGGCGCGGCGATGGGGGCGGTCGGCATGGCTCATGTCGACAATGCCAACCAGGGCTGGGACGACTACATGGCGGTGTTCGACCAGGTGACCTGGGAAGAGGACCTTGGAAATCGTGATTTCCGCGGCTTTCCCTCGCATCGCAAGGTCGTCTACGAGCCGGTCGGGGTGGTCGCCGCGATCACGCCGTGGAACGTGCCGCACTATGTCAACGTCGGCAAGGTCGTCGCCGCGCTTCTCGCGGGCTGCACGGTGATCCTCAAGCCCGCGCCGGACACGCCGGGAATGGGTGCCATCTGGGGTGAGCTGGCCGAGCAGGCGGGCTTGCCCAAGGGCGTGCTCAACGTGGTCTTCGGTGCTGATCCGGCCGCGGCGGGCGAGCAGCTGGTCACCGATCCGCGTGTCGACCTGATCAGCTTCACCGGCTCGACCGGGGTGGGCAAGCGTATCATGCAGGCCGGTGCCGATACGCTCAAGCGCGTGTTCCTCGAACTGGGCGGCAAGAGCGCCAAGATCGTGCTCGACGATGCGCCCGATTTCGCCCGCGAATGCGCGCAGTCGATGCTGGTCTTCCATGCCGGGCAGGGCTGCGCGGTGCAGTCGCGCCTGCTTGTTCCGCGTTCGCGCTACGAGGAAGCCAAGGCCGGGCTCAAGATGGCCTACCAGGGCTTCGGCGACAACTGGGGCAAGATCGACGAGCCGACGCATATCATGGGGCCGGTCGTCAGCCAGAGGCAGATGGACCGGGTCATGCGCTACATCGAACTGGGCCAGGAAGAGGGCGCGAGCCTGCTCGCGGGCGGCAAGGCCCGGCCGGACAAGACGCCCGAGGGTGGGGCAGGCGGCTATTTCATCGAACCGACCTGCTTCGTCGACGTCGACAATTCGATGCGCATTGCCCAGGAGGAGATTTTCGGTCCGGTGCTCGTCGTCATTCCCTACGAGGACGACGAAGACGCCATCCGCATCGCGAACGAAACGCAATACGGCCTTTCGGGCGGCGTGGTTTCGGCCGATCCGGCACGTGCCGAACGCGTGGCGCGCCGGATACGGAGCGGCTCGATGAGCGTTAATGGAGGCATGTGCATTGCAGGCGACCTGCCGTTTGGCGGGTTCAAGGGCAGCGGCATGGGGCGCGAATGGGGCCTCGCTGGAATCGAGGAGTTTCTCGACAGCAAGGTTATTGCTACGCGCCTTGCTTCCTGA
- a CDS encoding ferredoxin has protein sequence MKVSIRKGECVGNARCQAVAPALYPLDDEGYIDTEGFDVAAGEEKDALKGAKACPERIIFVIEDDNGEERQIWPPVKA, from the coding sequence ATGAAAGTGAGCATCCGCAAGGGCGAGTGCGTGGGCAACGCACGCTGCCAGGCCGTGGCGCCCGCGCTCTACCCGCTCGACGACGAGGGCTATATCGACACCGAGGGTTTCGACGTCGCGGCGGGCGAGGAGAAGGACGCGCTCAAGGGTGCCAAGGCCTGTCCGGAACGCATCATCTTCGTGATCGAGGACGACAATGGCGAGGAGCGCCAGATCTGGCCTCCGGTAAAGGCCTGA
- a CDS encoding cytochrome P450 gives MATHPVSPAVPKPDHVPDALVYDFDFHYDPVLMREGHGRIAEIAREAPPIFWTPRQGGHWVVASHHAVYNAQRSPEIFSNGPVPYEMIAAHNATLPDDKKSLIPLPITVDPPHHDTYRKPLNKTFSPKNMLALKDRIRALAAELVGKIKDKGQCEFMAEVAEPLPTTIFLDIFGLPQDKQREYRDLVSQHLHETDMNPAAVQKRLREVADVMRETILARRDEPQGDVLSMLWQSEFEGRPATLHDIENYAVMLFVAGLDTVMNGMGLGVRHLASDPELQAKLRADMSLVPEAADEILRRYTFTVPPRFVHQDAEFEGVAMKRGEMVLMFLPSADLDPKEFKSPEDYNLARENKAHIAFGTGPHRCLGSHLARIELQVLYEEMLKALPEFRLDPEKPVTFHGGNVIGPDQLHLVWEA, from the coding sequence ATGGCAACACATCCGGTCAGCCCAGCCGTTCCCAAGCCGGACCATGTCCCGGACGCGCTCGTCTACGACTTCGATTTTCACTACGACCCGGTGCTGATGCGCGAAGGCCATGGCCGCATCGCCGAAATCGCGCGCGAGGCGCCGCCGATCTTCTGGACCCCGCGCCAGGGCGGGCACTGGGTCGTCGCGAGCCATCACGCGGTCTACAATGCCCAGCGCTCGCCCGAGATCTTCAGCAACGGGCCGGTCCCCTACGAGATGATCGCGGCGCACAACGCCACGCTGCCCGATGACAAGAAGTCGCTGATCCCGCTGCCGATCACGGTCGATCCGCCGCATCACGACACTTATCGCAAGCCGCTGAACAAGACCTTCAGTCCGAAGAACATGCTGGCGCTCAAGGACCGCATCCGTGCGCTCGCCGCCGAACTGGTGGGCAAGATCAAGGACAAGGGGCAGTGCGAGTTCATGGCCGAAGTTGCCGAGCCGCTGCCGACCACGATCTTCCTCGATATCTTCGGCCTGCCGCAGGACAAGCAGCGCGAATACCGCGATCTCGTCTCGCAGCACCTGCATGAGACCGACATGAACCCGGCCGCAGTTCAGAAGCGCCTGCGCGAAGTGGCCGACGTCATGCGCGAGACGATCCTCGCCCGGCGCGACGAGCCGCAGGGCGACGTGCTCTCGATGCTGTGGCAGTCTGAGTTCGAGGGTCGGCCCGCAACGCTGCACGACATCGAGAACTACGCGGTGATGCTCTTCGTCGCCGGTCTCGACACGGTGATGAACGGCATGGGACTGGGCGTGCGCCACCTCGCCTCGGACCCCGAGCTGCAGGCGAAACTGCGCGCCGACATGTCGCTGGTGCCCGAGGCCGCCGACGAGATCCTGCGCCGCTATACCTTCACCGTCCCGCCGCGCTTCGTCCACCAGGACGCCGAGTTCGAGGGCGTGGCGATGAAACGGGGCGAGATGGTCCTGATGTTCCTGCCCTCGGCCGATCTCGATCCCAAGGAATTCAAGTCGCCCGAGGACTACAACCTCGCGCGCGAGAACAAGGCGCACATTGCCTTCGGCACGGGTCCGCACCGCTGCCTCGGCTCGCACCTCGCGCGCATCGAACTCCAGGTTCTCTACGAGGAAATGCTCAAGGCCTTGCCGGAATTCAGGCTCGATCCGGAAAAGCCGGTCACGTTCCACGGTGGCAACGTGATCGGTCCCGACCAGCTCCATCTGGTCTGGGAGGCATGA
- a CDS encoding TetR/AcrR family transcriptional regulator, whose translation MNDTNLQGQKLGKKGRITRERIVVAARELIEDPDCEFSLSAVARHTGLRMSSIYTYFSDLPDLFLAVLEPVAEEAEEAYLHLLRTRWDDDAIDSCSTELVSAFHDYWERHSRLLHLRNRLADQHEKRVLLQRIAMARVIVRLLGWQMGGEPETVTGSPYDLASVLYTGLERVVTIATDIELKSHYPADIKPRFEGATLRQQSRLLALAIRDERAADSR comes from the coding sequence TTGAACGATACCAACCTGCAGGGGCAGAAACTCGGCAAGAAAGGCCGCATCACGCGAGAGCGCATCGTGGTTGCCGCGCGCGAGCTGATCGAGGACCCGGACTGCGAGTTCTCGCTCAGCGCGGTGGCGCGCCATACCGGGCTGCGCATGTCCTCGATCTACACCTACTTCTCGGACCTGCCCGACCTGTTTCTGGCGGTGCTCGAGCCGGTCGCCGAGGAAGCGGAGGAGGCCTATCTGCACCTCCTGCGCACGCGCTGGGACGATGATGCAATCGATTCCTGTAGCACCGAGCTGGTCAGCGCTTTTCATGACTACTGGGAGCGGCACAGTCGCCTGCTCCACTTGCGCAACCGCCTGGCCGACCAGCACGAGAAACGGGTCCTGCTCCAGCGCATCGCCATGGCGCGGGTCATCGTCCGGTTGCTGGGCTGGCAGATGGGCGGCGAGCCCGAAACCGTCACCGGCTCGCCTTACGATCTTGCCAGTGTGCTCTACACCGGTCTCGAGCGCGTGGTCACGATCGCCACCGACATCGAACTCAAGTCGCATTATCCGGCGGATATCAAGCCGCGTTTCGAAGGTGCGACGCTGCGTCAGCAATCCCGCCTGCTCGCGCTCGCGATCAGGGACGAGCGTGCGGCAGACAGTCGCTAA
- a CDS encoding Zn-ribbon domain-containing OB-fold protein, with the protein MSFGAARPRPRLDRDNRAFWTGGAQGHLMICRCGDCGKWLHPPQPLCRGCWSENVAAQPTCGRGVVDSYTINHQPWMPGLEVPFVIARVALEEDPSIYLTTNIVGCAPEDVAVGDAVQVTFEEDEGIFFPLFEKVAQ; encoded by the coding sequence ATGAGCTTCGGCGCTGCCCGTCCGCGCCCCCGGCTCGACCGCGACAACCGCGCGTTCTGGACCGGGGGCGCGCAGGGGCACCTGATGATCTGCCGATGCGGCGATTGCGGCAAGTGGCTGCATCCGCCCCAGCCGCTGTGCCGGGGCTGCTGGAGCGAGAACGTTGCAGCCCAGCCGACCTGCGGGCGCGGCGTGGTCGATAGCTACACGATCAATCACCAGCCCTGGATGCCGGGGCTGGAGGTGCCCTTCGTGATCGCGCGCGTCGCGCTCGAGGAGGATCCCTCGATCTATCTCACCACCAACATCGTGGGCTGCGCGCCCGAGGATGTCGCGGTGGGCGATGCGGTTCAGGTCACCTTCGAGGAGGACGAGGGCATCTTCTTCCCGCTGTTCGAGAAGGTGGCGCAATGA